Proteins found in one Triticum urartu cultivar G1812 chromosome 4, Tu2.1, whole genome shotgun sequence genomic segment:
- the LOC125554318 gene encoding uncharacterized protein LOC125554318 has protein sequence MAARCNTPSVNLLSLLLLLLLSSALLVTAAGNSAKDACSKAPDQQFCVAFLAGIPESMTVDARGLAELGIRAAAKIGAAEGTAARTQLNLVTIKGLQWQCMDSCVADVEEAVSHLDVDRGKGGVTAMDDAKFNDARDYVESAEKDGLTWNCDQCRDGLTAPVKTGLLPKGNEFEKVMGAVTALIKRAGGSAAPAPAPGPS, from the coding sequence ATGGCGGCGCGTTGCAACACGCCTAGTGTCAACCTCCtatccctcctcctcctcctcctcctctccagcgCACTCCTCGTCACCGCCGCCGGCAACTCCGCCAAGGACGCCTGCTCCAAGGCGCCAGACCAGCAGTTCTGCGTGGCCTTCCTGGCAGGCATCCCGGAGAGCATGACGGTGGACGCGCGCGGGCTGGCGGAGCTGGGCATCCGTGCCGCGGCCAAGATCGGCGCCGCGGAGGGCACGGCCGCGCGCACCCAGCTGAACCTGGTCACGATCAAGGGCCTGCAGTGGCAGTGCATGGACTCGTGCGTCGCCGACGTGGAGGAGGCCGTCTCCCACCTCGACGTCGACAGGGGCAAGGGCGGCGTCACCGCCATGGACGACGCCAAGTTCAACGACGCGCGCGACTACGTGGAGAGCGCCGAGAAGGACGGGCTGACGTGGAACTGCGACCAGTGCCGGGATGGCCTCACGGCGCCCGTCAAGACCGGGCTGCTACCCAAAGGCAACGAGTTCGAGAAGGTCATGGGGGCCGTCACTGCCCTCATCAAGCGGGCCGGTGGGAGCGCCGCGCCGGCGCCAGCGCCCGGCCCGTCCTGA
- the LOC125554317 gene encoding uncharacterized protein LOC125554317 encodes MATRRSSTGGCHVSSLLVLLFLASASASLLGARAKGPVVDVKASCAKTDGPITCNSFLGPEPDTKTADARGLAEIAMKVTAKLGGLVGAYARRELDLVKDNPTWQCLDECAEDIEDALSHLDDALGGVNDAQFDQVRQYIDLSEQDTWSCDETCRDTPPSPVKTELLRKNLDFERMMNVTRQLIKLADGGASPVPPKPAILP; translated from the coding sequence ATGGCCACGCGCCGCAGCAGCACGGGCGGCTGCCACGTCTCCtccctcctcgtcctcctcttcctcgCCTCCGCCTCGGCGTCCCTCCTCGGCGCCCGCGCCAAAGGCCCCGTCGTGGACGTCAAGGCGTCCTGCGCCAAGACGGACGGCCCGATCACCTGCAACTCCTTCCTCGGGCCCGAGCCGGACACCAAGACGGCGGACGCGCGCGGGCTGGCGGAGATCGCCATGAAGGTCACCGCCAAGCTCGGCGGCTTGGTGGGGGCCTACGCGCGCCGCGAGCTGGATCTGGTCAAGGACAACCCGACGTGGCAGTGCCTGGACGAGTGCGCCGAGGACATCGAGGACGCGCTGTCGCACCTGGACGACGCCCTGGGCGGCGTCAACGACGCCCAGTTCGACCAGGTCCGCCAGTACATCGACCTCTCCGAGCAGGACACCTGGTCCTGCGACGAGACCTGCCGGGACACGCCGCCCAGCCCGGTCAAGACCGAGCTGCTCCGCAAGAACCTCGACTTCGAGAGGATGATGAACGTTACCCGCCAGCTCATCAAGCTCGCCGACGGGGGCGCCTCGCCGGTGCCGCCGAAACCCGCTATTCTTCCATGA